In Flavivirga abyssicola, the following are encoded in one genomic region:
- a CDS encoding DUF1801 domain-containing protein, translating into MMLKEIDDYFLNQNEQNRECLLALRDIVLSHNQFLTESVKYKTPVFKYRESVFCYLWVDKKTNEPCLLIEEGKQLNHPDLEQTNHRSIALLRINPQTDLPMESIKSILSLSLKWHQEKENP; encoded by the coding sequence ATGATGCTTAAAGAAATTGACGATTATTTCTTAAACCAAAATGAACAAAATAGAGAATGCTTATTGGCCTTGAGGGATATAGTATTGAGTCACAATCAATTTTTGACTGAATCAGTAAAGTACAAAACTCCAGTTTTTAAGTACAGAGAAAGTGTGTTTTGTTATTTATGGGTAGATAAAAAAACAAATGAACCTTGTCTTCTAATAGAAGAAGGAAAACAATTAAACCATCCCGACCTAGAGCAAACAAATCACAGAAGCATTGCGCTACTTAGAATAAACCCTCAAACAGATTTGCCTATGGAGTCAATTAAGTCAATTTTGTCCCTAAGTTTAAAATGGCATCAAGAAAAAGAAAATCCTTAA